In Nicotiana tabacum cultivar K326 chromosome 11, ASM71507v2, whole genome shotgun sequence, a single window of DNA contains:
- the LOC142165822 gene encoding uncharacterized protein LOC142165822 translates to MAGIVSLLSSASLREWIIDSGATHHITCNKEVLNNTKELEENEGIGVQLPTGSRAEITDTGNAVILGDQCIRDFLYVPDFKFNLLFVAKLTKDLKCFVGFYPNFYLLQELYNGKVLGIGKKCGGLYMLKERGAVVAAGSISKEHTESALWHFRLPFPVSNSKSSAIFELVHLDVWGPYKNQFGVCVKIVRFDNGTEFFNTQCNELLSSLAHIPALPADASLPEDDVETHIENAPLQDNHIPTVVESTDAANEQPEPAYLQAFSILTEPRSFKEAATDKNWIEPMKQDVKSLEDNQTWEIKYKANGEVDRYKAKLVAKGYTQQELLDYHETFSPVAKMVTVRTVIAVATSNDWPLFHMDVNNAFL, encoded by the exons ATGGCAGGTATTGTTTCTTTATTATCCAGTGCTTCTTTAAGAGAGTGGATAATAGATTCTGGAGCAACACATCACATTACTTGCAATAAGGAAGTTTTAAACAATACAAAAGAATTAGAGGAAAATGAAGGAATTGGAGTGCAATTACCAACAGGAAGTAGAGCTGAGATAACAGACACAGGGAATGCAGTGATTCTAGGAGATCAGTGCATTAGAGATTTCCTATATGTTCCAGACTTTAAGTTTAATCTATTATTTGTAGCAAAGCTAACAAAGGACCTTAAATGCTTTGTTGGATTTTATCCTAACTTCTATTTATTACAGGAGCTCTACAATGGCAAGGTATTAGGGATTGGTAAGAAGTGTGGAGGTTTGTATATGCTGAAGGAAAGAGGTGCAGTAGTAGCAGCTGGATCAATATCAAAAGAACACACAGAGAGTGCACTTTGGCATTTCAG ATTACCATTTCCTGTCAGCAATTCTAAGTCCTCAGCTATTTTTGAACTTGTTCATCTAGATGTTTGGGGACCCTATAAG AATCAATTTGGTGTGTGTGTTAAGATTGTAAGATTTGATAATGGGACTGAGTTCTTCAATACACAGTGTAATGAATTGCTGTCATCTCTTG CTCACATCCCAGCACTTCCTGCAGATGCTTCTCTGCCTGAAGACGATGTTGAGACTCACATTGAGAATGCTCCACTACAGGACAATCATATCCCAACTGTTGTTGAATCAACTGATGCAGCTAATGAGCAGCCTGAACCA GCTTATCTACAAGCTTTCTCAATTCTCACTGAACCTAGAAGCTTTAAGGAAGCTGCAACTGATAAGAATTGGATTGAGCCAATGAAGCAAGATGTTAAATCTCTTGAAGATAATCAAACTTGGGAG ATTAAGTACAAGGCAAATGGAGAGGTTGATAGATATAAAGCAAAGTTAGTAGCCAAGGGCTACACTCAACAAGAATTGCTTGACTACCATGAAACTTTTTCACCTGTGGCAAAAATGGTCACAGTTAGGACAGTCATTGCAGTTGCAACATCAAATGACTGGCCATTGTTTCATATGGATGTTAATAATGCTTTTCTCTAA